The following proteins are co-located in the Tardibacter chloracetimidivorans genome:
- the greA gene encoding transcription elongation factor GreA, translating to MATVEKVPMLAEGHARLTEELHRLRTVERPSIVEAIEEARAHGDLSENAEYHAAKERQGQVEAMIADIENSLSRAQVIDPTMLSGDKVVFGATVHLLDEDDKPVKYQIVGHTEADAKIGRISYLSPLGRALIGRQVGDDVEVSTPSGDRYYQIAKLEFI from the coding sequence ATGGCTACGGTCGAAAAGGTGCCAATGCTCGCTGAGGGCCACGCAAGGCTGACGGAGGAGCTTCATCGTCTGCGGACGGTTGAACGTCCTTCGATCGTGGAAGCGATCGAGGAAGCGCGCGCGCATGGCGACCTGTCGGAAAATGCCGAATATCATGCCGCCAAGGAGCGGCAGGGCCAGGTCGAGGCGATGATCGCCGACATCGAGAACAGCCTGTCGCGCGCGCAGGTGATCGATCCGACGATGCTCAGCGGCGACAAGGTGGTGTTCGGCGCGACCGTCCACCTGCTCGACGAGGACGACAAGCCGGTGAAGTACCAGATCGTGGGCCATACCGAAGCCGACGCGAAGATCGGCCGCATCTCCTATCTGTCGCCGCTCGGGCGCGCCCTGATCGGCCGCCAGGTGGGCGATGATGTGGAAGTCTCCACTCCGTCGGGCGACCGCTATTACCAGATCGCGAAGCTCGAGTTCATCTGA
- a CDS encoding rhomboid family intramembrane serine protease produces MLPAPRVTQGIAWATIAAFVLLFVSGSGAREAYAYMAGLVPARISGTITVPGGFPIILTPITATLLHGSIAHLGFNMVMFYYLGRMVEGVLGSGRLLILYVAGAYAAAFAEYIVSPESTVPVIGASGAVSAVLGAYAIYFGNRTAPSGRFLSSETRTVLWLAAAWIGLQLLIGLVLNGPQGGIAIWAHIGGFIAGLVLAKPLATLRA; encoded by the coding sequence ATGTTGCCTGCGCCGCGTGTGACGCAGGGGATCGCATGGGCCACCATTGCGGCCTTCGTTCTCCTCTTCGTCTCCGGTTCCGGGGCGAGGGAAGCCTATGCCTATATGGCGGGCCTGGTTCCGGCGCGCATCTCCGGCACAATCACCGTGCCCGGCGGGTTTCCGATCATCCTGACGCCCATCACCGCGACGCTGCTGCATGGGTCGATCGCCCATCTGGGCTTCAACATGGTGATGTTCTACTATCTCGGGCGGATGGTGGAAGGGGTGCTGGGCTCCGGCCGGCTGCTCATCCTGTATGTCGCCGGCGCCTATGCGGCGGCTTTTGCCGAATATATCGTCTCTCCGGAATCGACCGTCCCGGTGATCGGCGCAAGCGGCGCCGTGTCCGCGGTCCTCGGCGCCTATGCCATCTATTTCGGAAATCGCACCGCGCCCAGCGGCCGGTTCCTGTCGTCCGAAACCCGGACCGTGTTGTGGCTCGCCGCGGCGTGGATCGGCCTTCAGCTTTTGATCGGGCTCGTTTTGAACGGTCCCCAGGGCGGCATCGCGATCTGGGCGCACATTGGCGGGTTCATCGCCGGTCTGGTGCTCGCAAAGCCGCTGGCGACCCTGCGCGCCTGA